The following coding sequences are from one uncultured Cohaesibacter sp. window:
- the tssK gene encoding type VI secretion system baseplate subunit TssK: protein MSWYSKVAWSEGLFLRQHHLQQNDRYLEKLIDRRTRFSSPYPWGFSELEVDLDMAAQKKFALRRVAGNFQDGYAFDCPTISPLPTPIEIPEGSEKSYVWLTLPNAVANTREIDMGVAQSGSRYVREAETIIDSNSNMHQEEQIEVAHPRLSFDIRKTEKPGFHCLKIARILEIQDKRVIFDQTFAPPVLVVAGDKTVTGWMDRVIGWVDTKLETLSRYAADPSSGGGLQTFDYFMLQLLNREINVLKFLRASPYVHPSEFYIQLLRLSGELWTFSPKRLAPAYQPYDQDNLAACFEPILSDIQRLLSLDIGRAIRLELVERAQNAYIAMVNDRSLFKVATFVIEVSASRPLTEIQRQFSSLCKVGPTRKMNQLVNTHLPGIDLIHLPTPPGQIRAVSDHVYFRLDKYSDLWPEFSSDPGIGLHFAGDWPNLELDLWAIMDSQS, encoded by the coding sequence ATGTCTTGGTATAGCAAGGTGGCCTGGTCTGAAGGATTGTTTCTCAGGCAGCACCATTTGCAACAAAATGATCGCTATCTTGAAAAATTGATCGATCGCCGGACACGGTTTAGCTCTCCTTATCCTTGGGGATTTTCCGAGCTCGAAGTTGACCTCGATATGGCTGCGCAGAAGAAGTTTGCATTGCGCCGCGTTGCTGGCAATTTTCAGGACGGATATGCCTTCGATTGCCCCACGATTTCACCTCTGCCCACGCCAATTGAAATTCCTGAGGGATCTGAGAAAAGCTATGTCTGGCTGACGCTTCCAAACGCGGTTGCTAATACGCGTGAAATTGATATGGGGGTGGCGCAAAGTGGCTCTCGATATGTTCGGGAAGCTGAGACGATTATCGATTCCAATTCAAACATGCATCAAGAAGAGCAGATTGAGGTCGCTCATCCCCGCCTCAGTTTTGATATTCGCAAGACGGAAAAGCCCGGGTTTCATTGTCTCAAGATAGCACGCATTCTGGAGATTCAGGATAAGCGCGTAATTTTTGATCAAACCTTTGCTCCTCCCGTTCTTGTTGTCGCAGGTGACAAGACCGTAACGGGGTGGATGGACCGGGTCATTGGCTGGGTCGATACCAAATTGGAGACCTTGTCACGATACGCCGCCGACCCCAGCTCCGGGGGCGGTTTGCAGACCTTTGATTATTTCATGCTTCAATTGTTAAACCGTGAAATCAACGTTCTGAAGTTTTTGCGTGCGTCTCCCTATGTTCATCCGAGTGAATTTTACATTCAGCTGCTGCGTCTGTCAGGTGAACTCTGGACCTTCTCGCCCAAACGTCTGGCACCGGCCTATCAGCCTTATGATCAAGACAATCTGGCAGCTTGTTTTGAGCCGATTCTGTCTGACATTCAGCGGTTGTTGAGTCTGGATATCGGTCGGGCAATTCGTCTGGAACTCGTTGAACGGGCGCAAAATGCCTATATCGCCATGGTGAATGACCGAAGTCTGTTCAAGGTGGCGACCTTTGTTATCGAAGTTTCTGCGAGCCGTCCCCTGACCGAAATCCAACGCCAATTCAGTTCCTTATGCAAGGTCGGGCCCACTCGTAAGATGAACCAACTCGTCAATACCCATCTGCCGGGGATTGATCTCATTCATCTTCCTACGCCACCGGGCCAAATCAGGGCGGTGTCAGATCACGTCTATTTCCGGTTGGACAAATATTCTGATCTTTGGCCAGAATTCAGTAGTGATCCCGGCATCGGGCTGCATTTTGCCGGGGATTGGCCAAATCTTGAACTGGATCTTTGGGCAATAATGGATAGCCAGTCATGA
- the tssL gene encoding type VI secretion system protein TssL, long form — protein MSNDHRNDNGGKTVIRPNPGGVFGQPSSPSGAPRPFNPDPIPAQNPQQQGGHSSQQQYPSSPSPYGRNERIAPSQGYDSSRAANQEDAWLKGADPRNTFFPDPQQAPKPEGPRHSIPLDVALQARSSEQYESGNRLLTAATPLLTLFGRLRSQIVEMQAKPLMEHVRSRIEEFENQLLAQSIDSNVVHMAKYALCATADDIVQNLPGTDRHVWLQYSMEAVYFNDRNSGVGFFQQLDLLLRNPAVNLELLELMHACMSLGFEGKYRHMQGGHEGLMKEKQGTYQAICNVRQMREDGLSPHWRGLMIAAKKFSNRIPIWVLGAVALGVLLATFLTLRFLLGFDSDALANQIVQLHPLQQISIERPPFTPPPKDPPPVKTSQLDRIRAGLKENIDNGGMTIDPVGDYIVIQVNNMVLFPSGKASVLPEFAPVAQRIAQTLDSEPGPVNIIGHTDNVKLRSTSRFKNNYELSVARAKSVESIISSVLKDPSRIKVEGKGELEPIADNKTKEGRAKNRRVEITIPREETLQEPNI, from the coding sequence ATGAGCAATGATCACAGAAATGATAATGGCGGCAAGACTGTTATTCGTCCAAATCCTGGAGGGGTGTTTGGCCAGCCGTCCTCTCCGTCAGGGGCGCCGAGGCCTTTTAATCCAGATCCTATACCTGCGCAAAATCCACAACAGCAGGGGGGACATTCGTCACAGCAACAATATCCTTCCTCACCTTCTCCTTACGGTCGCAATGAGCGTATCGCTCCAAGTCAGGGATATGACTCGTCCAGAGCTGCAAACCAGGAGGATGCATGGCTAAAGGGGGCTGATCCCAGAAATACATTTTTCCCAGATCCTCAACAAGCGCCAAAGCCGGAGGGGCCTCGTCATAGCATTCCGCTCGATGTTGCCTTGCAGGCCAGAAGCTCGGAACAGTATGAAAGCGGCAACCGGCTGCTAACGGCAGCAACGCCACTTCTTACCCTTTTCGGTCGTCTGCGGTCTCAAATTGTCGAGATGCAGGCCAAGCCCCTGATGGAGCATGTTCGGTCGAGAATTGAGGAATTCGAAAACCAACTGCTTGCGCAATCCATCGATTCCAATGTGGTTCATATGGCCAAATATGCCCTTTGTGCCACTGCTGATGATATCGTTCAAAATCTGCCCGGTACGGATCGTCATGTCTGGCTTCAATATTCTATGGAAGCTGTCTATTTCAACGATCGAAATTCGGGTGTCGGTTTCTTTCAGCAGCTGGATTTGCTGTTGCGCAATCCTGCGGTGAATCTGGAGCTTCTCGAGCTTATGCATGCGTGCATGTCTCTCGGTTTTGAGGGGAAGTATCGCCACATGCAAGGTGGGCATGAAGGATTGATGAAGGAAAAGCAGGGCACCTATCAAGCAATCTGTAATGTGCGGCAAATGCGTGAAGATGGTCTCTCTCCTCACTGGAGAGGGTTGATGATCGCGGCCAAGAAGTTTTCTAACCGAATCCCTATTTGGGTTTTAGGAGCTGTTGCTCTGGGAGTGTTGCTGGCGACTTTCTTGACCTTGCGGTTTTTGCTTGGGTTTGACAGCGATGCTCTCGCCAATCAGATCGTGCAACTTCATCCTTTGCAGCAAATCTCAATCGAACGACCGCCCTTTACGCCTCCACCGAAGGATCCTCCTCCCGTCAAGACCAGTCAGTTGGACCGGATAAGAGCTGGTTTGAAAGAAAATATCGATAATGGTGGCATGACTATCGATCCTGTTGGCGATTATATTGTCATTCAGGTCAATAACATGGTTCTGTTTCCCTCAGGGAAGGCGTCTGTGCTGCCTGAATTTGCTCCCGTTGCTCAGCGTATTGCTCAAACGCTTGATAGTGAGCCGGGGCCGGTCAATATCATCGGGCACACCGACAATGTTAAGCTTCGCAGTACCAGCCGTTTCAAAAACAATTACGAATTATCCGTTGCCAGAGCGAAATCTGTTGAATCGATTATTTCCAGTGTCCTGAAAGACCCTTCGCGTATCAAGGTTGAAGGCAAAGGCGAGTTGGAGCCTATCGCTGATAATAAAACCAAGGAAGGGCGAGCCAAAAACCGGCGCGTGGAGATTACCATTCCACGCGAGGAGACATTGCAGGAACCAAATATTTGA
- the tssM gene encoding type VI secretion system membrane subunit TssM — protein MKAWIKHSLIVVGLLILTLTIWFGGPLLAFGDVQPLGSVLSRVLTVGIIILVVLLVYGIGFWKKRKAAKALEDALTESEENEGDAEILSEKMTEAIDVLKKSSGNKNYLYELPWYVIIGPPGSGKTTALVNSGLKFPLAGKENAASVMGVGGTRYCDWWFTDDAVMIDTAGRYTTQDSDADADKASWLSFLQLLKHNRLKQPINGVIIAISLEDLIKGDKEALSLHATEIRKRLVEIHQELKIDFPVYALFTKADLVAGFMEFFGNFNETRRRQVWGATFQSEKRNENPIGQVEEEFNLLLKVLADNVTDRLQEEPDGETRISIFGFPAQVAHLREKVIGFLSEIFEPTRYHVNANLRGFYFSSGTQEGTPIDQVLGAMASSFSRDLQSWQMSGKGRSFFIHDLFKKVIFEESGWVSFDRKAVRRASFFRYSAIAALIACTVGLAGLWTWSYFNNRSLISVTENSIATYRVNAREELTATVVKDDDLLSISGYLQMLRKMPVGYEYREDGTPMKEGFGLSQRPQLVVASEVAYRQGLERMFRSRLILRLERQLELFISDDDPLSVYEALKVYLMLGGKARSVNKQLIISWMKADWANNQYPGPDNKAARQELLDHLEAMLDLDAARSPSFQLDGPLVEAAQKTLARMHLVDQAYALIKSASYTSGLEDFYPAQRAGAQADTVFETVDGSDFSAMKIPMIYTYRGFHEFFLVQLSAVAEKLEQERWVLGEFGQDESYKEQYKQLGPQLLDRYGKDFVEVWTKMLANIRLRPMSADKPKYINLSTASSPSSPIRELFKAVAEETALTKDADTEAGAAALTGTSDKALAGDAAKMVLERARMRMSGLANIGIDLALKKSQSRVGGLLNGGSNAARRIPGANIEAQFREYQMLFDGKIGVRPIDGLIQVLYETHRNLVLAATVSGEAERAAAMVQRQVATLRASASRLPRPLARMIQGAVEDFEGDAADTSIAQLNQLLQSTVTRRCQQIIANRYPFKSNSRRDVQMQDFATLFSPNGILDQFFSQNLSKYVDMSGTNWKWKQDSRMGQEMSSETLRHFQNAQEIRDAFFPQGGRMPGVNITIKQTALQGQVESALLTVNQQILQTQQVGNMPMTINWPGSMSSGSFSIQFLPEMFGRTSSFALEGSWALMRAIKMGSPKKRGDTIQVHYNIGGRYVQYDIQVGSILNPFMLRALSRFQCPEGL, from the coding sequence ATGAAAGCCTGGATAAAGCATAGTCTGATCGTTGTCGGGTTGCTGATACTGACCTTGACAATCTGGTTTGGCGGCCCACTGCTCGCATTTGGCGATGTGCAGCCTTTGGGGTCGGTTCTTTCAAGAGTGCTGACCGTTGGCATAATCATTCTTGTTGTGCTTCTCGTCTACGGGATTGGATTTTGGAAAAAGCGCAAAGCAGCCAAAGCCTTGGAAGACGCACTAACAGAGAGTGAGGAAAACGAGGGAGATGCTGAAATTCTGTCAGAGAAGATGACAGAAGCGATTGATGTTCTCAAGAAGTCGAGCGGTAACAAGAATTATCTGTACGAGTTGCCTTGGTATGTCATCATAGGCCCTCCCGGCTCGGGCAAAACCACCGCGCTGGTCAATTCGGGATTGAAATTCCCTCTGGCTGGTAAGGAAAACGCAGCATCTGTCATGGGGGTTGGCGGTACGCGCTATTGTGACTGGTGGTTCACCGATGATGCCGTGATGATCGACACCGCGGGCCGTTACACAACTCAGGATTCGGATGCGGACGCCGACAAGGCAAGCTGGCTGTCCTTCTTGCAGCTTCTGAAGCACAACCGCCTGAAGCAGCCGATCAACGGTGTGATTATCGCGATCAGTCTTGAAGACCTGATAAAAGGGGACAAGGAAGCTCTTTCCCTGCACGCGACGGAAATTCGCAAACGTTTGGTCGAAATCCATCAAGAGCTCAAAATCGACTTTCCCGTTTATGCCCTGTTTACAAAAGCCGATCTGGTGGCCGGGTTCATGGAGTTCTTCGGGAATTTCAATGAGACGCGAAGGCGGCAGGTCTGGGGAGCGACATTTCAGAGCGAAAAGCGCAATGAAAATCCAATCGGGCAGGTTGAGGAGGAATTCAATCTGCTTTTGAAAGTGTTGGCCGACAATGTGACGGATCGCTTGCAAGAAGAGCCGGACGGCGAAACTCGCATCAGCATCTTTGGATTTCCTGCTCAGGTTGCTCATCTGCGGGAAAAAGTCATTGGCTTTCTTTCGGAAATTTTCGAGCCGACCCGTTATCATGTCAATGCTAATCTGCGCGGCTTCTACTTCTCTTCAGGCACTCAGGAAGGAACGCCGATTGATCAGGTGCTGGGGGCAATGGCCAGTTCCTTCTCACGAGATTTACAGAGCTGGCAGATGTCTGGAAAGGGACGCTCTTTCTTCATTCATGATCTGTTTAAAAAGGTCATATTTGAAGAATCCGGATGGGTTTCCTTTGATCGTAAGGCTGTCAGACGTGCTTCATTTTTTCGCTATAGTGCCATTGCAGCGTTGATTGCGTGCACAGTCGGATTGGCCGGGCTTTGGACATGGAGCTATTTTAATAATCGGTCTCTGATTTCTGTTACAGAAAATTCGATAGCCACCTATCGCGTCAATGCGAGAGAGGAACTGACAGCAACGGTCGTCAAGGATGATGATTTGCTTTCCATTTCGGGCTATTTGCAAATGCTGCGCAAAATGCCGGTCGGATACGAATATCGTGAAGACGGTACGCCCATGAAAGAAGGGTTTGGTCTGTCACAACGACCTCAGCTGGTGGTTGCGTCAGAAGTTGCCTATCGGCAGGGATTGGAGAGAATGTTCCGGTCCCGCCTTATCCTGCGGTTGGAACGACAGCTTGAGTTGTTCATCAGTGATGATGATCCACTTTCGGTATATGAAGCTCTGAAGGTTTATTTGATGCTTGGAGGCAAGGCTCGAAGCGTGAATAAGCAACTGATCATCTCTTGGATGAAGGCGGATTGGGCAAATAATCAATATCCCGGTCCGGATAACAAAGCTGCCCGACAAGAGTTGCTTGACCATCTGGAAGCCATGCTCGATCTAGATGCTGCGCGGTCTCCGAGTTTTCAGCTGGATGGACCTCTGGTGGAGGCTGCGCAAAAGACTCTTGCTCGGATGCATCTTGTCGATCAAGCCTATGCGTTGATTAAATCCGCATCCTACACTTCAGGTCTGGAAGATTTCTATCCTGCTCAAAGGGCGGGCGCTCAGGCCGATACTGTGTTTGAAACTGTCGATGGCTCGGACTTTTCTGCCATGAAAATTCCGATGATTTATACCTACCGCGGATTCCATGAGTTCTTTCTTGTTCAGTTGTCGGCCGTTGCGGAAAAGCTGGAGCAGGAAAGATGGGTTCTTGGTGAATTTGGTCAGGATGAGTCCTACAAAGAGCAATACAAGCAGCTTGGTCCACAATTGCTAGATCGATACGGTAAGGATTTTGTCGAAGTCTGGACTAAAATGCTCGCCAACATCCGCCTTCGGCCTATGTCTGCGGACAAGCCCAAATATATCAATCTGAGTACAGCTTCTTCTCCATCTTCACCGATAAGAGAATTGTTCAAGGCCGTTGCCGAAGAGACTGCCTTGACCAAAGATGCTGACACTGAAGCCGGTGCTGCGGCCTTGACGGGTACTTCGGACAAAGCATTGGCTGGGGATGCGGCCAAGATGGTGCTTGAACGCGCCCGGATGCGCATGAGCGGTCTGGCCAATATTGGCATCGATTTGGCGTTGAAGAAATCCCAGAGTCGGGTTGGGGGCCTCCTCAATGGTGGTTCTAACGCAGCGAGACGCATCCCGGGGGCGAATATTGAGGCGCAGTTCCGGGAATATCAGATGTTGTTTGATGGCAAGATCGGCGTGCGCCCCATCGACGGTCTTATTCAGGTCCTTTATGAGACCCATCGCAATCTCGTTTTAGCAGCCACAGTGTCCGGTGAAGCTGAAAGAGCGGCTGCCATGGTGCAAAGACAGGTTGCGACACTCAGGGCCAGCGCTTCGCGGCTGCCCCGTCCGCTGGCTCGCATGATTCAAGGCGCCGTTGAAGATTTCGAGGGCGATGCGGCGGATACCTCCATTGCTCAGCTTAATCAGCTATTGCAAAGCACGGTTACGCGCCGTTGTCAGCAGATCATTGCAAACCGCTATCCGTTCAAGAGCAATAGTCGACGTGATGTTCAGATGCAGGATTTTGCTACGCTGTTTTCTCCAAACGGAATTCTTGATCAATTCTTTTCCCAGAATCTGTCCAAATATGTCGATATGAGCGGGACTAACTGGAAATGGAAACAGGATAGTCGAATGGGGCAGGAAATGTCTTCCGAGACATTGCGTCATTTCCAGAACGCGCAGGAGATAAGAGACGCTTTCTTCCCGCAGGGCGGGCGTATGCCGGGTGTCAATATCACAATCAAGCAAACTGCATTGCAGGGGCAGGTGGAATCCGCTCTGTTGACGGTTAACCAGCAAATTCTGCAGACCCAACAAGTCGGGAATATGCCAATGACGATCAATTGGCCGGGTAGCATGAGTTCAGGGTCCTTTTCGATCCAGTTCTTGCCGGAGATGTTCGGGCGCACATCGAGTTTTGCGCTTGAAGGATCTTGGGCTTTGATGCGAGCCATCAAGATGGGGTCTCCCAAAAAGAGGGGAGATACCATTCAAGTCCACTACAATATTGGTGGTCGGTATGTTCAATATGATATTCAGGTAGGTTCAATTCTCAATCCATTTATGCTGCGCGCGCTATCGCGCTTTCAATGCCCGGAAGGGCTTTGA
- the tagF gene encoding type VI secretion system-associated protein TagF — MGLGFFGKVPAKRDFVSRHIPRSVLQPYENWLHACLAHSQNQMGNEWARYYLVAPIWRFWLGSKILGVPCQGIIMSSVDQVGRYFPFTILHYADEAVKTCPPVLDDQKQWFACAEREALRVLSDEDFELETITSDLSNPHLRGMASGASAYMDSDGTNWLPAQEPVQGSSSEADASSQTDRNNGEMACCDDVASDLSVSQAEGLLAKPGDLSEETELVQAKPEKCPETAQPQNEQKTRILHQKESAGLFESVGQAEFCDAAASRSYWWVVQSDKVVALRCQNGLPNPRFYMQMIGAVSFHPQS, encoded by the coding sequence ATGGGATTGGGATTTTTCGGTAAGGTGCCGGCCAAGAGAGACTTTGTGTCAAGGCATATTCCTCGTAGTGTGCTCCAACCTTATGAGAACTGGCTGCATGCCTGTTTGGCACATAGCCAGAACCAGATGGGGAATGAGTGGGCGCGCTATTATCTGGTCGCTCCGATTTGGCGATTTTGGCTGGGTAGCAAAATCCTGGGTGTGCCTTGCCAAGGCATTATTATGTCATCCGTTGATCAGGTCGGGCGGTATTTCCCCTTTACCATATTGCATTACGCCGATGAGGCTGTGAAAACTTGCCCTCCCGTTCTTGATGACCAGAAGCAATGGTTTGCTTGTGCTGAACGAGAGGCCTTACGTGTCTTGTCTGATGAAGATTTTGAACTGGAGACGATTACTTCAGATTTGAGCAATCCTCATTTGCGAGGCATGGCGTCAGGTGCTTCAGCCTATATGGATTCCGATGGCACCAATTGGTTGCCAGCCCAAGAGCCAGTTCAAGGGTCTAGCTCAGAGGCGGACGCCTCTAGCCAAACGGATAGAAACAATGGCGAGATGGCTTGTTGTGACGATGTTGCAAGCGATTTGTCAGTTTCTCAGGCGGAGGGGCTTTTGGCCAAGCCGGGCGATCTTTCTGAAGAAACGGAACTTGTTCAAGCCAAACCGGAAAAATGCCCGGAAACTGCACAGCCGCAGAATGAGCAAAAGACCCGAATTTTGCATCAGAAAGAGAGTGCAGGCTTATTCGAGAGCGTGGGACAGGCCGAATTCTGCGATGCGGCTGCTTCTCGAAGCTATTGGTGGGTGGTGCAGAGTGACAAGGTGGTGGCCTTGCGTTGTCAGAACGGCCTGCCTAATCCCCGTTTTTATATGCAAATGATTGGTGCCGTTTCCTTTCATCCCCAGAGTTAA
- a CDS encoding protein phosphatase 2C domain-containing protein — translation MKLSAKMSVSKFRFESWGVSDKGCVRELNEDSYLAMPESGVWVVADGMGGHEAGELASRAIVAHCETIGMSSSLVDLQARFVDRIYKANSEIQEMSRQRNGVTIGATLVGLLMFENELVCIWSGDSRIYRLRKGRLEQLTHDHTEVQQLLDQHMISPQDAETWGRKNVITQAIGVEQTPALEKVKGQILAGDTFILCSDGLTAHLRDDDILEQAYGRRPQDAAEALVNTTIERGATDNVTVVVVQSRDVSSTVPFQTMQQV, via the coding sequence ATGAAGTTGAGTGCAAAAATGTCTGTGAGCAAATTTCGATTTGAAAGCTGGGGGGTGAGCGACAAAGGCTGCGTTCGTGAGTTGAACGAGGACAGCTATCTAGCGATGCCTGAAAGTGGTGTTTGGGTTGTCGCTGATGGTATGGGGGGGCATGAAGCTGGTGAACTGGCCAGTCGCGCTATCGTGGCTCATTGTGAAACGATCGGGATGTCCAGCTCGCTTGTGGACCTTCAGGCCCGTTTTGTAGATCGGATTTACAAGGCCAACAGCGAGATCCAGGAAATGTCGCGGCAACGAAATGGTGTGACGATTGGCGCTACGCTTGTGGGCTTGCTGATGTTTGAAAATGAGCTTGTTTGTATCTGGTCCGGTGATAGTCGGATTTATCGTTTGCGAAAAGGTCGGTTAGAGCAGCTTACCCATGACCATACAGAAGTGCAGCAACTTCTGGATCAGCACATGATCTCCCCACAAGACGCCGAGACCTGGGGGCGCAAAAATGTGATCACGCAAGCAATCGGAGTCGAGCAAACACCTGCTCTGGAGAAGGTGAAGGGGCAGATTCTGGCCGGTGATACTTTTATCCTGTGCAGTGATGGCCTGACGGCACATCTACGCGACGATGACATTTTGGAGCAGGCTTACGGTCGTCGTCCACAAGATGCCGCTGAAGCGCTTGTCAATACCACGATTGAGCGAGGGGCAACCGATAATGTAACTGTCGTTGTGGTTCAAAGTCGAGATGTAAGCTCAACCGTTCCATTCCAGACCATGCAGCAAGTGTAA